In Passer domesticus isolate bPasDom1 chromosome 7, bPasDom1.hap1, whole genome shotgun sequence, one genomic interval encodes:
- the LOC135305224 gene encoding uncharacterized protein LOC135305224: MAGGTPARGRGTGAEGRPWAGPDGGRGGMRRGRGGMRRGRPAARRSPRPRPVGARRDAEQPRSMGRAAAGAGLGTVSLWGCLLLAAGLALDPAPPVCNCSEPMDYQAFREAPLPESCCLNFTSSNITQLDWGALVGVQGLRELYLSHCSITAISNAQGAPPALEILHLSHNLLESLPGSFLENAPNLRVLYLDSNQLQELPRSFLKASSQVQEVYLGFNALTFLPASLLKPSLLQLQLSNNSWDCSCALLTNLEGWSSQAAEVICHTPEHYHGVGLQSIPRDELCRSHGLTALFICLPPLLILTGVTWCFCRQKKKTNYSLQSRSQSQRAMAERSNVPVSAEPHHYIPYELPAAPSKTEKKVLLGKQVVLQPFVDPLESGRDLYEEVEIQVGSPSTPQVPSHGGQLGTPAPRAEELGSEPEVDTVSVSEVLKDSADREKIYMSQTTSYYNLVPGIELEDSDNLEYETIDLH, from the exons ATGGCGGGCGGGACCCCTGCGAGGGGACGGGGCACGGGGGCCGAAGGGCGACCATGGGCCGGGCCGGACGGGGGCCGGGGCGGgatgcggcggggccggggcgggatgcggcggggccgccccgcggCGAGGCGGAGCCCGCGGCCGCGCCCGGTGGGAGCGCGGCGGGACGCGGAGCAGCCCCGGAGCATGGGGCGAGCGGCGGCAG GCGCCGGGCTGGGCACCGTGTCCCTCTGGGGCTGCCTCCTGCTCGCTGCCGGCCTTGCCCTTGACCCAGCGCCGCCCGTCTGCAACTGCTCGGAGCCCATGGACTACCAGGCTTTCCGGGAGGCTCCGctccctgagagctgctgcctcaaCTTCACCAGCTCCAACATCACCCAGCTAGACTGGGGAGCGCTGGTGGGGGTGCAGGGGCTGCGGGAGCTCTACCTCTCCCACTGCAGCATCACGGCCATCAGCAACGCACAGGGAGCCCCTCCTGCCTTGGAAATCTTACACTTAAGTCACAACCTGCTGGAAAGTCTCCCTGGAAGCTTTCTAGAAAATGCCCCTAATTTGAGGGTTCTTTATCTGGACAGCAACCAGCTTCAGGAGCTACCCAGGTCCTTCCTGAAGGCATCTTCCCAGGTCCAGGAGGTCTACCTGGGCTTCAATGCCCTCACCTTTCTCCCTGCCAGCCTCCTGAAGccatctctgctccagctgcagctctccaaCAACAGCTGGGACTGCAGCTGTGCTTTGCTAACCAACCTGGAGGGCTGGtccagccaggctgctgaggtTATCTGCCACACACCGGAGCACTACCACGGCGTGGGCCTGCAGAGCATCCCCCGGGACGAGCTGTGCCGCTCGCACGGCCTCACCGCCCTCTTCATCTGCCTGCCCCCTCTCCTCATCCTCACCGGCGTCACTTGGTGCTTCTGCCGGCAGAAGAAAAAGACCAACTACAGCCTCCAGAGCAGGTCCCAGAGCCAGCGGGCCATGGCAGAGAGGAGCAACGTGCCAGTGTCTGCAGAGCCCCACCACTACATCCCCTACGAGCTGCCCGCTGCTCCCTCCAAGACTGAGAAGAAAGTGCTGCTGGGGAAACAGGTCGTGCTGCAGCCCTTCGTGGATCCACTGGAGAGTGGCAGAGACCTCTACGAGGAGGTGGAGATCCAGGTGGGATCCCCCAGCACTCCCCAGGTGCCATCCCACGGAGGGCAGCTGGGCACCCCAGCAccaagggcagaggagctgggcagTGAGCCAGAGGTGGACACTGTGAGCGTGAGTGAGGTCCTGAAGGACTCTGCTGACCGGGAGAAGATCTACATGAGTCAGACCACCAGCTATTACAACCTGGTGCCTGGTATCGAGCTGGAGGACTCGGACAACCTGGAGTATGAGACCATTGACCTGCACTGA
- the PLK3 gene encoding serine/threonine-protein kinase PLK3: MQPLGAHRCVCRGGSQCSAVASPAVSQLAAGRQRIPEIPNPAPCRGPFKGGAGPPGGGAARVTSSRPLIKAAGFPGRQRRRAPAGPRARGAAEPRSRSLPGLPPAMEPAGLFPPFPTAAALPARPAPAPAPPPRAAETTRIITDPVSGRSYCKGRLLGKGGFARCYEMTDLSSNKTYAVKVIPHSRVAKPHQREKITNEIELHRDLHHKHIVKFSHYFEDSESIYIFLEHCSRKSLAHIWKARHTLLEPEVRYYLKQIISGLKYLHLKGILHRDLKLGNFFINENMELKVGDFGLAACQDVSDQKKKTICGTPNYLAPEVLLRQGHGPESDVWSLGCVMYTLLCGNPPFETSDLKETYRCIKQVEYTLPVFLSLPAKHLITGILRRNPQDRLTLDEILDHEFFKGYTPEKLPPSSCVMAPEPSPPNPAKTLFAKVTKTLFGKKKPKAKKGSSEDRDDISKLVTGLMKTSICRQMSYKTVEGNEATPVSCRSASSSPVETVVEETSHKSASPSIRGTMASSCEAFEDCVTASAIIESAVRLLRTCLSSMPPAEKNPASLARHEHFVWVSKWVDYSNKYGFGYQLSNRSIGVLFNNGTHMTLSPNHRTVHYNPTNSKHLVFSVSAIPEQLQGQMSVLRYFASYMEQHLMKGGDLPSIDDLGQPALLLLQWVKTDQALLMLFSSGTLQVNFYNDHTKVIISKPDHSCLVTYINRERNSYTYKLCSIQELGCSPELHHRLRYILKLLQEWAEA; this comes from the exons ATGCAGCCGCTGGGGGCACATCGCTGTGTGTGCAGGGGTGGGTCCCAGTGCAGTGCAGTGGCTTCACCGGCGGTGTCCCAGCTGGCGGCGGGACGCCAGCGCATTCCCGAAATCCCGAACCCCGCCCCGTGCCGCGGCCCCTTTaagggcggggcggggccgcccggGGGCGGAGCCGCGCGGGTGACGTCATCGCGCCCCCTGATAAAGGCGGCGGGATTcccggggcggcagcggcggcgcgCGCCGGCGGGGCCACGTGCGCGGGGCGCGGCGGAGCCCCGGTCCCGGAGCCTGCCCGGCCTCCCGCCCGCCATGGAGCCCGCCGGCCTCTTCCCCCCTTTCCCCACCGCCGCCGCCCTGCCCGCGCggcccgcgcccgccccggcgcccccgccccgcgcggcCGAGACCACCCGCATCATCACCGACCCGGTGTCCGGCCGCTCCTACTGCAAGGGCCGCCTGCTGGGAAAG GGCGGGTTCGCACGATGCTATGAAATGACAGATCTCTCCAGCAACAAAACCTATGCCGTGAAGGTCATTCCTCACAGCAGGGTGGCTAAACCTCACCAGCGGGAGAAG ATCACCAACGAGATCGAGCTACATCGGGACTTGCACCACAAGCACATTGTCAAGTTCTCCCACTACTTTGAGGACTCGGAGAGCATCTACATTTTCCTGGAGCACTGCAGTAGGAag TCCCTGGCCCACATCTGGAAGGCCCGCCATACTCTGCTGGAGCCCGAAGTGCGCTATTACCTCAAACAGATCATCTCAGGCTTGAAATACCTTCACCTCAAGGGCATCCTGCACAGAGACCTCAAGCTCG GCAACTTCTTCATCAATGAAAACATGGAGCTGAAAGTGGGGGACTTCGGGCTGGCTGCTTGCCAGGATGTCTCTGACCAGAAGAAAAA GACAATATGTGGGACCCCCAACTACCTGGCCCCAGAAGTGCTGCTGAGGCAGGGCCATGGGCCAGAGTCGGACGTGTGGTCTCTGGGCTGTGTCAT GTACACCCTGCTGTGTGGGAACCCTCCCTTTGAGACCTCTGACCTCAAGGAGACCTACAGGTGTATCAAGCAAGTGGAATACACCCTCCCTgtcttcctctccctgcctgccaAGCACCTCATCACTGGCATCCTCAGACGCAACCCCCAGGACCGCCTCACCCTTGATGAGATTTTGGACCACGAGTTCTTCAAG GGCTACACGCCTGAGAAactccctcccagcagctgcGTGATGGCTCCAGAGCCGAGTCCCCCAAATCCTGCAAAGACCTTGTTTGCTAAAGTCACCAAGACACTCTTTGGGAAGAAGAAACCCAAGG CCAAGAAGGGCTCTTCAGAGGACAGGGATGACATCTCCAAGCTGGTGACTGGGCTGATGAAGACCTCAATCTGTCGGCAGATGAGCTATAAAACCGTGGAAGGGAATGAG GCCACCCCTGTGTCGTGCCgcagtgccagctccagccccgtGGAGACAGTGGTGGAGGAGACATCTCACAAGTCTGCGTCCCCCTCCATCCGGGGAACGATGGCCAGCAGCTGTGAAG CCTTTGAAGATTGCGTCACTGCCTCTGCCATCATCGAGTCAGCTGTCCGGCTCCTGAGGACCTGCCTCTCCTCCATGCCTCCAG CGGAGAAAAACCCAGCTTCCCTGGCCCGCCACGAGCACTTTGTCTGGGTGAGCAAGTGGGTGGATTATTCCAACAAGTATGGCTTTGGCTACCAGCTCTCCAACCGCAGCATTGGGGTCCTCTTCAACAATGGCACGCACATGACACTTTCCCCCAACCACAG gACTGTACATTACAACCCGACCAACAGCAAGCACCTGGTGTTCTCTGTGTCTGCCATCCCcgagcagctgcagggacagatgAGTGTCTTGCGCTACTTCGCGTCCTACATGGAGCAGCATCTCATGAAG GGAGGTGACTTGCCCAGCATAGATGACCTtgggcagccagccctgctcctcctgcagtggGTGAAGACTGACCAAGCCTTGCTCATGCTGTTCAGCAGTGGCACCCTGCAG GTGAATTTCTACAACGACCACACCAAGGTGATCATTAGCAAGCCTGACCACTCCTGCCTTGTCACCTACATCAACCGGGAGCGCAACTCTTACACTTACAAGCTGTGCAGcatccaggagctgggctgctctccTGAGCTCCACCACCGCCTCAGATACATCCTCAAGCTTCTCCAAGAATGGGCTGAGGCCTAG
- the DYNLT4 gene encoding dynein light chain Tctex-type 4, which translates to MAEQPVPETALLAQVLAAASTEAPSLRAGRRGSQPPAPARGAEESKAPPLLSRRNSILSRRSSFGMLPGSRRPSIGPWMLHRRVSFSGLPIFQPILKSRLENTYRMGPDKGCKFDAERVQRVLEGTLACALGTTAYSAQGSAPLAQSLTELLHNQAKEVVPPRYKLVCHVVLGQQGQQSLVVASRALWDPETDSFASATFSNASLFAVATVYGVYFE; encoded by the coding sequence ATGGCTGAGCAGCCCGTCCCAGAGaccgccctgctggcccaggtgctggctgcagccagcactgaaGCCCCTTCACTCCGCGCTGGCCGCCGTGGGTCGCAGCCCCCCGCCCCAGCCCGGGGCGCCGAGGAGAGCAAAGCACCGCCCCTGCTCTCCCGCCGCAACTCCATCCTCAGCCGCCGCAGCTCCTTCGGGATGCTCCCGGGGAGCAGGCGCCCCTCCATTGGCCCCTGGATGCTCCACAGACGTGTTAGCTTCTCTGGGCTCCCAATTTTCCAACCCATCCTCAAGAGCCGCCTTGAAAACACTTACAGGATGGGGCCAGACAAAGGCTGCAAGTTTGATGCGGAGCGGGTGCAGCGGGTGCTGGAGGGGACCCTGGCCTGCGCCTTGGGGACCACTGCATacagtgcccagggcagtgccccaCTAGCCCAGAGCCTGACTGAGCTGCTGCACAACCAGGCCAAGGAGGTGGTGCCACCCCGCTACAAGCTGGTCTGCCATGTGgtgctgggccagcagggccagcagagccTCGTGGTGGCCAGCCGGGCACTATGGGACCCTGAGACTGACAGCTTTGCCTCTGCCACCTTCTCCAACGCCTCCCTCTTTGCTGTGGCCACAGTGTACGGGGTCTACTTCGAGTAG
- the BTBD19 gene encoding LOW QUALITY PROTEIN: BTB/POZ domain-containing protein 19 (The sequence of the model RefSeq protein was modified relative to this genomic sequence to represent the inferred CDS: deleted 2 bases in 1 codon), which yields MGRAVRRSPLASPAASPGWPASRQPPDPPPPSSGPLPPPRSLRPPMAGPCPARLQGDAAAFSAALRTLVNNPQFSDVMFVVGQEQQKVFAHRCVLACRCQVFRGMLSQAPVGSQDSSSSVPPQGPFILGNVQPEVFLAVIEFLYTNSVTLNSHIALEVLTSSVEYGLQDLCKLCVKFIKDTLSVEQVCEALQAAVTYGQVDLQQHCLAFIEGCTAAVVQTQGFRELSDVVLARVLRSDRLAADELDLVQAVREWAHVSSAVLERPVPEVAALPVRELRLPLLAPSELVTLESYNQQDLLIPVENIAAAWRAHALRRGSGVPSRLCRPRRGTRPRDHHRHLEPHTK from the exons ATGGGCCGTGCCGTACGGCGCAGCCCGCTGGCTTCC CCCGCGGCCTCCCCGGGCTGGCCGGCCTCCCGGCAGCCGCCGGATCCGCCGCCGCCATCCTCGggcccgctgccgccgccgcgctCGCTGAGGCCGCCCATGGCCGGACCGTGCCCGGCGCGGCTGCAGGGCGACGCGGCCGCCTTCAGCGCGGCCCTGCGCACCCTGGTCAACAACCCCCAGTTCAG CGATGTGATGTTCGTGgtgggccaggagcagcagaaggtgTTTGCACACCGCTGTGTGCTGGCGTGCCGCTGTCAGGTGTTCCGTGGCATGCTCAGCCAGGCACCAGTGGGCAGCCAGGACTCCTCCAGCAGTGTCCCACCCCAGGGCCCCTTCATCCTGGGCAACGTGCAGCCTGAGGTCTTCCTGGCCGTCATCGAGTTCCTCTACACCAACAGTGTCACCCTCAACAGCCACATA gcactggaggtgCTGACCTCATCGGTGGAGTATGGCTTGCAGGACCTGTGCAAG CTCTGTGTCAAGTTCATCAAGGACACGCTGAGTGTGGAGCAGGTCTGCGAGGCTCTGCAG GCTGCAGTGACCTATGGGCAGGTGgacctccagcagcactgcctggccTTCATCGAGGGCTGCACCGCG gcagTGGTGCAGACCCAGGGCTTCCGTGAGCTCTCAGACGTGGTGCTGGCGCGGGTGCTGCGCAGCGACCGCCTGGCCGCGGATGAGCTGGACCTGGTGCAGGCTGTGCGTGAGTGGGCTCACGTCAGCTCG GCTGTCCTGGAGCGTCCGGTGCCAGAGGTGGCTGCCCTGCCCGTGAGGGAGCTGCGTCTGCCCTTGCTGGCACCCAGTGAGCTGGTGACACTGGAGAGCTACAACCAGCAGGACCTCCTCATCCCG gtGGAGAACATCGCGGCAGCCTGGCGTGCCCACGCACTGAGGAGGGGCAGCGGGGTGCCCTCCCGCCTCTGCCGTCCCCGCCGGGGCACGCGGCCCCGCGACCATCACCGTCACCTTGAGCCACACACCAAGTAG